In one window of Caballeronia sp. TF1N1 DNA:
- a CDS encoding methyl-accepting chemotaxis protein, protein MNLQPMRMKTKLSIGFGLLTAAVLIVAALSIETLGEANQRFTSFVNGINARAHLAESIRTAVDRRAIAARNLVLVTKPADLELEKAAVLQAHEDVQRDLRRFKEMVASAPDVSAEVKTRVAEIDRVESLYGPVALAIVDLALKGQHQEAITKMNDECRPLLAALIKATQDYLDLTSQREAKLVQESAEDYAFSRMLLIAACIAAASLAVGAGFIITRSILRALGAEPDALSQVAQRVASGDLSPVAHADNAPQHSVLASMRTMQGNLVSLIGNVRSCADGIATGSSQIATGNVDLSTRTEQQAASLEETAASVEELTSTVRQNAEHAQQANALSADASAVAQQGNAAVGRMVATMTEISTRSEKIADITGIIEGIAFQTNILALNAAVEAARAGEEGRGFAVVASEVRNLAQRSSSAAKEIKELIGASGVRIAEGSSLAGEAGTTMAEVLQAVSRVSSIMGEIAAASSEQSRGIEQLSQAIAQMDQVTQQNAALVEESAAASQSLDQQGRKLVDAVSFFQVAG, encoded by the coding sequence ATGAACCTGCAACCCATGCGCATGAAAACGAAGCTTTCCATTGGCTTCGGCCTGCTCACGGCGGCAGTGCTGATCGTCGCCGCGCTCTCAATCGAGACGCTCGGCGAAGCGAACCAGCGCTTTACGTCCTTTGTCAACGGCATCAACGCGCGCGCGCATCTGGCCGAAAGCATTCGCACCGCAGTGGACCGGCGCGCGATCGCCGCACGCAATCTCGTGCTCGTGACGAAGCCCGCCGATCTCGAACTCGAGAAAGCAGCCGTCCTTCAGGCGCATGAAGACGTGCAGCGCGATTTGCGCCGCTTCAAGGAAATGGTCGCGAGCGCGCCGGATGTCTCAGCCGAAGTGAAGACGCGCGTTGCGGAGATCGACCGCGTCGAATCGCTTTACGGACCGGTGGCGCTCGCCATCGTCGATCTGGCGCTGAAGGGCCAGCATCAGGAAGCGATTACGAAGATGAACGACGAGTGCCGTCCGCTGCTCGCCGCGCTCATCAAGGCCACGCAAGATTACCTGGACCTGACGAGCCAGCGCGAAGCGAAGCTCGTGCAAGAGTCGGCAGAGGATTACGCGTTCTCGCGCATGCTGCTGATCGCCGCGTGCATCGCGGCGGCCTCGTTGGCCGTGGGCGCGGGATTCATCATCACGCGCAGCATCTTGCGAGCCTTGGGCGCGGAACCCGATGCACTGAGCCAAGTCGCGCAGCGCGTCGCTTCCGGCGATCTGAGCCCGGTCGCGCACGCGGATAACGCCCCGCAACACAGCGTGCTCGCCTCCATGCGCACGATGCAAGGCAATCTCGTCAGTCTGATCGGCAATGTCCGCTCTTGCGCCGATGGCATCGCCACGGGATCGAGTCAGATCGCCACGGGCAACGTCGATCTGTCGACGCGTACCGAACAACAAGCGGCATCGCTGGAAGAGACGGCGGCGAGCGTCGAAGAGTTGACCTCGACCGTGCGGCAGAACGCCGAGCACGCGCAACAGGCGAATGCGTTGTCGGCGGATGCATCGGCGGTGGCGCAGCAGGGCAATGCCGCCGTGGGGCGCATGGTCGCGACCATGACGGAGATCAGCACGCGCTCGGAGAAGATTGCGGATATCACCGGGATCATCGAAGGCATCGCGTTTCAGACCAACATCCTCGCGTTGAATGCGGCGGTTGAAGCGGCGCGCGCGGGCGAGGAAGGACGCGGCTTTGCCGTGGTCGCTTCGGAAGTGCGCAACCTGGCGCAACGTTCGTCGTCCGCCGCGAAGGAGATCAAGGAGTTGATTGGCGCGTCGGGCGTGCGTATCGCGGAGGGTTCTTCGCTCGCGGGCGAAGCCGGGACGACGATGGCCGAAGTGCTGCAGGCCGTCTCGCGCGTGAGCAGCATCATGGGCGAGATCGCGGCGGCATCGAGCGAACAAAGCCGGGGCATCGAACAATTGAGCCAGGCGATTGCGCAGATGGACCAGGTGACACAACAGAACGCGGCGCTCGTGGAAGAATCGGCGGCGGCTTCGCAATCGCTCGATCAGCAGGGGCGCAAGCTCGTGGATGCGGTGTCGTTCTTCCAGGTCGCAGGTTGA